The Planctomycetia bacterium sequence CAAGCTCTCGTCGAGCGGGGCTTGCTTCGTGTCCTGAGGAGCGTCGTTACTCCAACTATTAAATCAATTTAAGTGATAAGAATTTCAGGCGGCGCACAGAAGCTAGAAGAAATTCGCGACGATTCTCGTATTATATCGTACTTGACGACTGATCTATTCGACCATGCCCGTAAGCACGGCGTTCCTCAATGGAGAGATCTGTCGCCACAAATGCAAAACTTCATCAAGAAATATGGAATCGAAAGCGCGCCAGAATTTGATCCTCCCGGGGCGGCTCGCAGAGCGACCCTTGACCACATCGAACATCAGATTCGTCGCCTAAATGTAATTTCATGTGCGCTTTGGTACGAGCGAATGAGACTCCAGTTTAAGAATAAAACGGAGCCGCTGACCGATGCTGAGCGGTACTATCTCGCTAAGCTAGATGTGATGTGCACGATTATCGGTTGCGTAGAAGTGACGTGGTATAAAGAACGAACAAAATTATACAATCTCGCGATCGGCGAAATGGCCTTCATGGCCACCCTTGCCGGAAATCTGGGAAATCCAAGTGTAAACGCGATGGCAGTAGCGGCCGTTGACGCATCGATGGGCGTTGCGACGCTAAATCCGCCGGCCATGGGTCCGCGAATAAATGCACCACGTATTAAATCGCCAACACCAAAAAACGACCCCGCTCTAAGTGCGTTGCGCGGCGAGGCTCCTCCCGCCTCGAAGGCTCCCGCCGAAACGACAAAAACATCCGGCCATGCAGCCGACGCGTTGGAAGCTAAGGGAGGAGCCCCCACTCAGAAGCCTGCAACTGGTGGCGCAAACCCTACC is a genomic window containing:
- a CDS encoding DNA/RNA non-specific endonuclease, whose protein sequence is MTTDLFDHARKHGVPQWRDLSPQMQNFIKKYGIESAPEFDPPGAARRATLDHIEHQIRRLNVISCALWYERMRLQFKNKTEPLTDAERYYLAKLDVMCTIIGCVEVTWYKERTKLYNLAIGEMAFMATLAGNLGNPSVNAMAVAAVDASMGVATLNPPAMGPRINAPRIKSPTPKNDPALSALRGEAPPASKAPAETTKTSGHAADALEAKGGAPTQKPATGGANPTPTQPPRSTPATLTDVELQALRVELLRSGKQIVLEPSRSYQTAEGTIYRTNVKGQVDEIEFTLNGPGDVKAKGDPRTARSSETTPLGEPLSGVKGDVGFHARPDTANGIATYPNVFPGSGTLNNSAFKSVELKYVQAAREGARVDVKINKMFGPADDLRPTHIRVTIKKDGLSWSKTFANDGSTELLDAEKTALKAILGL